DNA from Eucalyptus grandis isolate ANBG69807.140 chromosome 5, ASM1654582v1, whole genome shotgun sequence:
TGGCCAACTGTGAGATCAGCATAAGAAGGAATTGACTCTACAAATGTTACACATGCAGACTCATTTTCCTGAACACTAGGAAGGACTGCCCTAACAGTATCCAGATACTCAGCCAACCTAATATGCCGAAAATACTCTAAacaagaaaatgcaattaatatCTGCACCGACACCTCCATCCGAGTTTCCTTGCTATGTTTGGGAGTTAACTTTTGCTTTGTAACTGCCAATGCATACATGACAACCATTAGAAAAGCAGATTCGGCAATTTTTTCCAAGTCACCAAGTAAATTATTCTCTCTGCCCTGAAACACTAGAACGAGTTGCCGATGACCCACATACAAATCACAACAGTAACGCCAGAAGAGATTCTCCACAAGAGCTTTGTTTTGTTCATCCGCAGAAGCATAAAGATTGCAGAAAATGCCAGTCACAGCTCCTCCTTCTTTAAATAGAACACTTTCCACATGTTCTCTAACCTCACTGTGCCTTATTCCAGCTGAACCGCTAGGAGAATTATCAAGTATCTTGGCATATAAACGCCTCAAGGGAAAAATTTCATTCATCAATGCAGAAGCAAGGCATATAAGAAAGGGGGCTCTTGAAGATAACGAGCCACTCCGAGCAACTGATAAGGCTAAACACTGTAAAAGGAGTCTATCCGCAGGATAGTCAATAAAATTCCCAGGATCTCCCATTCTGGAAATCAATGCACTGGCGAGATATTCCATCTTGTCTTCTGCACTACTTCTCAATCCAAGAATCTCCAACCCTGCACCACGAGATGCAAGTCTATTGGAAGCTCTTAATACTCCACCAGCAGCCATTGAAAGAGCATAAGGAACATACTTCTCCTCTGAATTTTCCAAAGCAATCTGCGAAAACAACCTAATCTTTTCGAAAGAACGAGAATTGATATATCCAGAGATCACCCATTCAATCAAATGCAGAATCATAAGTCCACTTGGAATATTAATCTCAGGTCCATCTTCACCCCCCCAAACTCCCAACAAAAAGCTCACAAATTTATCGTAATGAACATTGACAGGACAAGATAAAGCATATCCAATTCCCGCAAGGACATTCGCTATGACTCCTTCATACAACCTCATCAATGCACCACCATGTTCCAACAGCCTGCAAATGGACTCCAAGCATAGAACTTTCGAGGCATCGGATGCGGCAGGCACGACAGAGAATGCACCCAGAACAAGAACACCCTCGGCGAACACCAAACGGCCCCAGTCCGAATCAAACCTCGCCGAAACAACAATTCCGCACACAACCTCCACGGCAGAATCAATAAGCACGGGATTGGGCCTGAAGGACTTCCTTACCCAAAAATAGAGGAGCCTGAGAAACATGGGATGCGACTCCTGAGGGAGAGAGACGTTCGGAGAAGAGAGGGTCGAGATCAAAAGCTTGGCTTGAGGGTCCGCGACATAAAGGGAAGCCTCAGAGTTGAGGAGCGTCTTCAGGGATTGGAGGTGGTGGGGTTGGAAAGATTGGTGCTGAAGACAGTCTCTGAGCTCGGCCCAGGCTTGAATTATTGCTCGAGCGGACGACGATGAAGTAGGACCGTTGCCGGCGCTGTTgacaccgccgccgccgccgccgctgttgCTTCTCAACCAGTCTTCAAGAAAGAGGGTATTCGCTTGTTTCGCCATAGCCAGCTACTGGGTATGAACTAGCTCCGAAATTCTTCAACTTACAGCCAAATTGCGGAATCAAGCAGGCACAAAGACGTCCCGACGAGCTCGAACTTCCCCCCCCGGAAGCATTCAACGCTCGAGgagtcctaaaatttcatgCTTTTTCACCGAGATTTTATGTATTGACTTCTGGTCTTGTATATTGCGTGGGAAGCTGTGCAACAAGGATATggccgcgagagagagagagagagagagagagagggattggTAGCTTAAAAGGTTAAAAGGGTGAAAGACGAAAATTAGGAAAAGAACCGTTCTTGAAGAGgattattaatttcttattacCCTGAAGGAAGACATTTTGCCCACCAAGTGCCATGAAAAGGAAGtcatcagaaattgatttcttacatTGTAATTGCAGATTTATACTCCAGATTTAATAATTCgaatttcaattttactttcTCTCCCTCAAAATTTGATCACCCGTGTGCCAAAAATATGTTGTTTGACTTGCCAAAACATTGccgaaagaggaggaagaacagAAAGAAGaggattattcatttttttattactgtGAAAGAAAACATTTTGCCCACCAAATGCCATGAAAAGAAAGTTATTGGAAATTGGTTTCTTATAATGCAATTGTGAATTTATACTCCGGatttaataattcaaatttcgattttactttcttgaaatttggtCGCTCTTACGCTAAAGATGCGTCTGTTTAACTTGTCAAACGGTGCCAAAAGAAAAGGGGTTGGACAAAAAGAACATGGCTCGTTAGGCTCTTGCTGGTACATGAGCTCTCTCTATTAGACCAGGCCTAGTGTGAGATCGACGACATTGCTAGCTCCTACTGAATTTCGCCGTGGTTGGAATTGACGGAATTGGCGACTGTGCTGGAGGCAAAACGGATAGTCATGCAAAGACAGATAGGATTACGTATATCTGAAGTGAAATTAGCTTATAAGACGGCTTTTCTAACTGAAAATCTTCGTGATGTAATACTGAATGACTGAAATTCAACCAACTGCAGCGAGGCCATTCTTCATCTGTGTTCCCAAATGAATAAATCAATAGATGAACTATTGGCAGATTTTTGCAGTGAAAAAGATAGGCCTTACCAATCGGGGTTGGCAAAAAAGATCTTTTTTCTAAGCTGTTGCTGTCTTTCTTATGCTCTCTCTCAAATCAGTGCACCAAAGTATTTCCTGCTGCGTCAGGGCTTACTCTTGCTCTTCTCTTTACATTCGTTAATTGAATTTGCACACTTAAAGAGCACCCAGATGGTCTACTTGAGGATTGGGGACAATTATCAGGTAATATCAAATCGACGAATGTATATGATGCAAAAGTTATCATACCGtctatttctctcttcttcacaaATTTTGCCACATTAGAGAATGAAGAAACTTAACCTGTTTGAAGATCCTAGGCCTGTGCTCCAACATTGAAGCTTCAGCAGATATGACCTTTGCCTTTTGGTGGTTCTCCAGAACTTGGGTACTCAGCCAGCATGTCTCAGTCTGCTAAATGATCAGTGAAGTTCGCACCATCGACAATTGGGGATTCACAAACTttcttgtgctttttttttttaaccttttttgtATGAAACGAAAGAGATTTCATTACCCAGAACTCCAGCTGCTGTTCATTGCAAACTGAAGcccatctttgaaacattgcaCTCGGGTCATCTCATGTAGTTATCAATCAGGGAAACTGAACTGCTAATATCATTGATAATATGATCTCCatgtcttttttctcttcttgggCCAAAACTCTTAACTTGTCATCTAGAGGATTAGATCTGCTCTGTATATCTTATGTTTTTTGATGCAGCTTGTCCAGCCCAAAGGGAAGAAAGCCCCATTGCAACCGCTGCTAATGACTAGGGTACGGTCAAAATGAAGTTGTTAACTCAGATGACCACGCTTGCCATCTATAAAATAGGTGTATTATAGCAAAATCTCCTATATGCCtcataggaaaagaaaaggataaaggCGGGGTACTTAAGCTGCATAATGGTCCTGAAGTCCCTAGACAAGCCCTGTGAAATCTGGCTTGCAATACACTTTCTGGGTTGAGGTAAGATAGCCTCTCCGGGTCATAACAATTGCTAATACTAAAAACAATGTATGTTTCCAGCTCTGTCTATCTCCTGAAGTTAGCAGAAGATAGTCAATTAGAGATTATCAAGAAACGGAGGCAGACGAATTGGAAGGCACTGGTCATCTAGGGAACAATAAATCCTATGCACAACAAGAATTCCATTCTTCTCAATGTAGGAACTGACAAGCTCTAGGCTCCTGTGGACATATCGCGCATCTCTAAGTTTCTTCTTGCTCAATCAGCTTCTAAAACTAGGAAAGGTTTTCGTCCATTGCTGCATAAGACTTGTTTCTCTCAGGATTTAAAGCCTCTGCTGTGCATAGCTTCCTTCTTCCTACAGTTGTTGCAAGGGATAAAGATGAATTTTCTCTTATCATCTTCTCgagtagaaattttgataaTGTTCTACCAGAGCTTCAGCAATGGATATGCTAGAGATTAATGCTCATACctaatactttttcttttaaccCTAAGTTCGAATTGGAacgactaatttttttatcgtTTTCCATGCCCTGACATCTCAGGCAATTCCGGATCAGAAACTGAGCAGTTCTTGGATGGTACCTCATGCTCTTCTTCTGGTTAATCAGAACCTATAATCCGTTCTCTGAATACTGGAAGTGCTTTTCATAGCAGCCTGATAATGATAGTACCCTCCTGTTTCTTCTAGCTTTCCTAGTTCTAACAATGTCCTCTAAACTCTCTCAATATAATCTAATTAGGAAAAAACAGATGAACAACTAGTTTTTTGGCACCTCCAAAGTTGAAGTTTGTGAAGATGAGGTGTGAAGCATAATATGGGGGATAATTAATTGTATGGAAATAGAAGTGACAGACACACAGAGAAACACACGAGCAAAATTGTTAATTC
Protein-coding regions in this window:
- the LOC104443758 gene encoding uncharacterized protein LOC104443758; this translates as MAKQANTLFLEDWLRSNSGGGGGGVNSAGNGPTSSSSARAIIQAWAELRDCLQHQSFQPHHLQSLKTLLNSEASLYVADPQAKLLISTLSSPNVSLPQESHPMFLRLLYFWVRKSFRPNPVLIDSAVEVVCGIVVSARFDSDWGRLVFAEGVLVLGAFSVVPAASDASKVLCLESICRLLEHGGALMRLYEGVIANVLAGIGYALSCPVNVHYDKFVSFLLGVWGGEDGPEINIPSGLMILHLIEWVISGYINSRSFEKIRLFSQIALENSEEKYVPYALSMAAGGVLRASNRLASRGAGLEILGLRSSAEDKMEYLASALISRMGDPGNFIDYPADRLLLQCLALSVARSGSLSSRAPFLICLASALMNEIFPLRRLYAKILDNSPSGSAGIRHSEVREHVESVLFKEGGAVTGIFCNLYASADEQNKALVENLFWRYCCDLYVGHRQLVLVFQGRENNLLGDLEKIAESAFLMVVMYALAVTKQKLTPKHSKETRMEVSVQILIAFSCLEYFRHIRLAEYLDTVRAVLPSVQENESACVTFVESIPSYADLTVGQGSEYCWSTDDVQTARILFYLRVIPTCIEQLPSAVFRKSVAPTMFLYMGHPNVKVAQAAHSLFAAFVSSGKDSFEDQRASLKEQLVFYYMQRSLEAFPAITPFEGLASGVAAIVRHLPAGSPAIFYCIHSIAEKANKLCNVEFVHDGHMSMKWQGESEPCKNLLELLLRLLSLVDIQVLPDLMKLLAQLIVQLPKDGQSMVLNDLYAQVAESDDLTRKPTLVSWLQSLSYVCTQAKSCGSDISEISSSRKESPSWSAKLARL